A single window of Pontibacillus chungwhensis DNA harbors:
- a CDS encoding acyl-CoA carboxylase subunit beta: MTTKYDQTFQDKVDGIKKGGLEKYHQKNAEKGKLFVRERLELLFDDGMDIEDAFFANCQDGSLPADGVVTGLGKINGETVCVMANDSTVKAGSWGARTVEKIIRIQETAEKLEVPMLYLVDSAGARITDQVEMFPGRRGAGRIFYNQVKLSGRVPQVCLLFGPSAAGGAYIPAFCDIVVMVEGNASMYLGSPRMAEKVIGEKVSLEEMGGAKMHCSESGCGDVLAKSEQEAIDYARNYLSYFPQNFRTAAPSKEPLPVKPHDQTIKELIPENQNAPFDMYTLIDHLIDEDSFCEIKKLFARELITGLARMNGKPVGIIANQPRMKGGVLFHDSADKAAKFINLCDAFHISLLFLADIPGFMIGTRVEKAGIIRHGAKMISAMSEATVPKISVIVRKAYGAGLYAMAGPAFEPDCCLALPSAQIAVMGPEAAVNAVYANKIAELSEEERPQFIKEKQEEYKENIDIYRLGSEMVVDDIVDPNRLRAELITRFSSYETKRLQFTERKHGVYPV, encoded by the coding sequence ATGACAACAAAATATGATCAGACATTTCAAGACAAAGTCGATGGCATAAAAAAAGGTGGTCTTGAAAAGTACCATCAAAAAAATGCCGAAAAAGGAAAGCTATTTGTTCGAGAGCGATTGGAGTTATTATTTGATGACGGAATGGATATAGAAGATGCTTTCTTTGCGAATTGTCAAGACGGATCTCTTCCGGCAGACGGTGTGGTTACAGGTTTAGGGAAAATTAACGGTGAGACCGTTTGTGTAATGGCAAATGATTCAACGGTAAAAGCTGGTTCTTGGGGAGCTCGGACAGTTGAGAAAATTATTCGTATTCAGGAAACAGCGGAAAAGCTCGAAGTCCCTATGCTTTATCTCGTTGATTCAGCTGGCGCAAGAATTACCGATCAAGTTGAAATGTTTCCAGGCAGACGTGGAGCAGGGAGAATCTTTTATAATCAGGTAAAACTTTCAGGACGTGTGCCTCAAGTTTGTTTACTCTTCGGTCCATCTGCTGCAGGGGGCGCATATATTCCTGCTTTTTGTGACATTGTGGTGATGGTAGAAGGGAATGCATCTATGTATTTAGGTTCACCACGAATGGCTGAGAAAGTGATTGGTGAAAAAGTGAGCCTCGAAGAAATGGGTGGGGCTAAGATGCATTGTTCTGAATCTGGATGCGGGGATGTATTAGCTAAAAGTGAACAAGAAGCGATCGATTATGCGCGAAATTATTTAAGCTACTTCCCACAAAATTTCAGAACCGCTGCGCCATCAAAGGAACCGCTACCTGTTAAACCTCATGATCAAACTATCAAAGAATTGATACCAGAAAACCAAAACGCTCCATTTGATATGTATACATTAATTGATCACTTGATTGATGAAGATTCGTTTTGTGAGATTAAGAAGTTATTCGCAAGGGAACTGATTACTGGACTAGCCCGGATGAATGGAAAACCGGTTGGTATTATAGCGAACCAGCCGCGTATGAAAGGCGGCGTGTTGTTTCACGACTCAGCAGATAAGGCCGCTAAATTTATTAATCTATGCGATGCCTTCCATATCTCACTATTATTCTTGGCGGATATTCCAGGGTTTATGATAGGCACCCGCGTAGAAAAAGCAGGGATCATTCGTCACGGGGCGAAAATGATTTCGGCTATGAGCGAAGCAACGGTACCTAAAATCTCAGTTATTGTTCGAAAAGCTTATGGTGCAGGTTTATATGCTATGGCTGGTCCTGCTTTCGAACCAGACTGTTGTCTAGCTCTTCCAAGTGCTCAAATTGCTGTTATGGGACCAGAAGCAGCAGTTAATGCTGTATATGCGAATAAGATAGCAGAGTTATCAGAAGAAGAACGTCCTCAATTCATAAAAGAAAAACAAGAAGAATATAAAGAGAATATTGATATTTATCGCCTTGGTTCTGAAATGGTAGTTGATGATATTGTAGATCCTAATCGATTACGAGCAGAACTAATTACACGTTTCTCTTCCTATGAAACGAAACGTTTACAGTTTACTGAGCGAAAGCATGGCGTATATCCGGTTTAA
- a CDS encoding UDP-N-acetylmuramoyl-L-alanyl-D-glutamate--2,6-diaminopimelate ligase, whose translation MELQTILNNVDYKILQGDVHVTIESVAYHSGLIQQDSLFICLEGTKRDGHDYIAQAVMKGAVAIIIQKQVGLEFVPKDMTVIQVENTRNVLPVIASQFYSHPSQSFRLVGVTGTSGKTSVSHLISSILQHSGRKVGTVGTLGDRINNTEMNAYRTTPTTPETVDLQASFAAMRDQSVTDVIMEVSSLGLKNKRVLECQFDVGIFTNLSEDHLEDQGAFDDYKESKLSLFPMCPYSILNADDPYISEFIAATNGCYETYGINNKEADLVATHIKDNENGVTFQLTHKEFQNEVYVPIKGAFTVSNTLAAISCSLHLGLEIDDIVEALKHVRRPDGRLQTIHSPEGFTVMVDHANTPEKLEKVLLNLSPIKKGNVFVVFGCGGERDRGKRAVMGEIASRWSDYVIITSDNPRSEDPSRIVAEVEEGMKAPGDYEIIEDREEAIHRALRMAEPRDIILIAGRGNEDFQEVDGSKVVFNDFDVVEKFMNQHTSPIKEG comes from the coding sequence ATGGAATTACAAACAATATTAAACAACGTTGACTACAAAATTCTACAAGGGGATGTTCACGTAACCATTGAATCTGTTGCCTATCATTCAGGTTTAATCCAGCAAGATTCCTTGTTTATCTGTCTTGAAGGAACAAAACGAGACGGACACGACTATATTGCCCAAGCTGTTATGAAGGGTGCTGTCGCCATTATTATTCAAAAACAAGTTGGTCTTGAATTTGTTCCTAAGGATATGACAGTGATTCAGGTTGAGAATACAAGAAATGTACTTCCTGTTATCGCCAGTCAATTCTATAGTCATCCATCCCAAAGCTTTCGTTTAGTAGGGGTGACAGGAACAAGTGGGAAAACATCTGTATCCCATCTGATTTCGTCGATCTTACAACATTCAGGAAGAAAAGTAGGGACTGTCGGAACGCTTGGGGACCGTATTAACAATACGGAGATGAACGCGTACCGTACAACTCCTACAACACCGGAAACAGTAGACCTGCAAGCATCTTTTGCAGCCATGCGCGATCAAAGTGTGACAGATGTTATTATGGAGGTCTCTTCACTAGGGCTGAAGAATAAACGAGTATTAGAATGTCAATTTGATGTTGGGATTTTTACAAATTTATCAGAAGACCATCTTGAGGATCAGGGGGCATTTGATGATTATAAAGAAAGTAAGCTTTCCTTATTCCCGATGTGCCCTTATTCGATCTTGAATGCTGATGACCCGTATATATCTGAGTTTATTGCGGCTACTAACGGGTGCTATGAAACCTACGGAATCAATAATAAAGAGGCAGACTTAGTTGCTACCCATATTAAAGATAATGAAAACGGAGTAACGTTTCAACTTACACATAAAGAATTCCAAAATGAAGTATACGTACCAATAAAAGGGGCTTTCACAGTATCAAATACCTTAGCAGCCATTAGCTGTTCTCTCCATTTAGGTCTAGAGATTGATGACATTGTAGAGGCATTAAAACATGTGAGAAGACCAGACGGACGCCTGCAAACCATCCATTCCCCTGAGGGATTTACCGTAATGGTTGACCATGCCAATACCCCTGAAAAATTGGAGAAGGTCTTATTAAATTTATCTCCTATTAAAAAGGGAAATGTATTTGTTGTTTTTGGTTGTGGAGGAGAACGCGATAGAGGAAAAAGAGCTGTCATGGGTGAGATTGCTTCTAGGTGGAGTGATTATGTGATAATCACCTCAGATAACCCTCGCTCAGAAGATCCCTCTAGGATCGTAGCTGAAGTAGAAGAAGGAATGAAAGCCCCGGGAGACTATGAAATTATAGAAGATCGAGAAGAAGCCATACACAGGGCGCTCCGTATGGCCGAACCGAGAGATATCATTCTGATAGCAGGCCGGGGAAATGAAGATTTTCAGGAAGTAGATGGATCAAAGGTCGTGTTTAATGATTTTGATGTAGTTGAGAAGTTTATGAATCAGCACACATCACCGATCAAGGAGGGGTAA
- a CDS encoding PadR family transcriptional regulator, translating to MSHKNNPKKFALNMSAAQFTKFYILHLLHKRTSLISEHFKEEFSKLTGNWQPAPSTLLDTLHDMTEEGLLQRREDYKSLEKKRQKVYWYRVTEQGSEEFEVMKKHYKILFDEQIHILKRIMNEVYQ from the coding sequence ATGTCACACAAAAATAATCCAAAGAAGTTTGCTCTTAATATGTCTGCCGCTCAGTTTACTAAGTTTTATATTTTGCATTTGTTACACAAACGGACGTCTCTGATTAGCGAGCATTTTAAAGAAGAGTTTAGTAAGTTAACAGGTAACTGGCAGCCAGCTCCATCTACTTTGCTTGATACGCTTCACGATATGACAGAAGAAGGATTGTTACAGCGGCGTGAAGATTACAAATCCCTGGAGAAGAAACGACAAAAAGTATACTGGTACCGTGTTACGGAACAAGGATCTGAAGAATTCGAAGTCATGAAAAAACATTATAAAATCCTATTTGATGAGCAAATCCATATTTTAAAACGTATTATGAATGAAGTTTATCAATAA
- a CDS encoding ABC transporter substrate-binding protein, protein MKKRLSVFIIALLAVVLTACGSKSTSGSTPEEIVIGYFPNINHVAGMVAEEKDFYEETLPDGTEVSYKYFPDGSSFMTAIETGEIHGGLVGPGPAMNHFTNGADINIVAAGSTGGTVIMARKDSGINSPEDIQGKTFISPRVGCTHDVQFETLMMREFGMKSDRLNGDMKHVTGKPATYAQQFANGKVDVATVPEPWASYIEEEGYGKVLIDTKNVAYGETLPAAVFVTSGELVKDNKELVQKLVDGHKKATEYIQDNPDESKTIAINKIKEITEQELSRTVIDSAWERITFTYDINPDYLQAFANSSYDLEFLKEQPDLEGLVDKSFIE, encoded by the coding sequence ATGAAGAAACGTTTATCGGTATTCATAATTGCATTACTTGCGGTCGTCTTAACGGCTTGTGGAAGTAAATCAACATCAGGCTCGACACCAGAAGAAATCGTGATTGGCTACTTTCCTAACATAAATCACGTTGCGGGTATGGTAGCCGAAGAGAAAGATTTTTATGAAGAAACATTACCAGATGGGACTGAGGTAAGCTATAAATACTTCCCGGACGGATCAAGTTTTATGACAGCCATTGAAACAGGTGAAATTCATGGAGGCCTTGTTGGACCAGGACCTGCTATGAATCACTTCACCAATGGAGCGGATATTAATATTGTAGCTGCTGGTTCTACAGGCGGTACTGTTATAATGGCTCGTAAAGACTCAGGTATAAACTCTCCAGAAGATATTCAAGGAAAGACTTTCATATCTCCTCGCGTTGGTTGTACTCATGACGTTCAGTTTGAAACATTAATGATGAGAGAGTTCGGCATGAAGTCAGATCGTCTTAATGGGGACATGAAACATGTTACAGGTAAACCTGCCACATATGCCCAACAATTTGCAAATGGCAAAGTCGATGTAGCAACCGTACCAGAACCTTGGGCCTCTTACATTGAAGAAGAAGGTTATGGAAAAGTATTAATTGATACGAAAAATGTAGCGTATGGGGAAACCCTCCCAGCTGCTGTATTTGTTACATCTGGGGAACTGGTTAAAGATAACAAGGAATTGGTTCAAAAATTAGTAGATGGACATAAAAAAGCAACAGAATATATACAAGATAATCCGGACGAATCCAAAACGATTGCGATTAATAAGATAAAAGAAATTACTGAACAAGAATTGTCTCGCACAGTGATCGATAGCGCTTGGGAACGCATCACTTTCACGTATGATATCAACCCAGATTATCTGCAAGCATTCGCAAACTCTTCTTATGATCTGGAATTCTTAAAAGAACAGCCAGACCTAGAAGGATTAGTTGATAAAAGTTTTATAGAGTAA
- a CDS encoding ABC transporter permease, whose translation MKIFLKRLLFLVAVVALWQGVYSSGVFPDIAFPPPIDVYFALIEGFKDGSLTKALLASFKHLLYGLPVSIILGTAIGVLLAKSKQADETAGMYLIALQSIPSIAWVPLSLLLFGFNEMAVIFVVVIGGIFVMALNTRTALRNVPSSFKKAARTMGVNGLELFFKVEIPASVPHFMTGIRLAWAFSWRALMAGELLSNGPGLGYSLTYAFDFARVDVVMAIILIIGIIGSTVDHLVFSKLEKSVMKRWGLL comes from the coding sequence ATGAAAATATTTTTAAAACGGCTTTTATTTCTAGTAGCGGTAGTCGCCTTGTGGCAAGGTGTTTATTCATCGGGGGTCTTTCCTGATATTGCATTTCCACCTCCCATTGATGTGTACTTTGCATTAATTGAAGGATTTAAGGATGGATCATTAACGAAAGCTTTATTAGCAAGTTTCAAACATTTATTATACGGATTGCCTGTCAGCATCATCCTTGGAACAGCGATTGGAGTTTTGCTTGCTAAATCCAAACAGGCGGATGAGACAGCAGGCATGTACTTAATTGCATTACAAAGTATTCCAAGTATTGCATGGGTTCCCTTGTCATTATTACTGTTTGGATTTAATGAAATGGCTGTCATTTTTGTTGTTGTCATAGGCGGGATTTTTGTGATGGCACTAAATACAAGAACCGCTCTCCGAAACGTACCTTCTTCTTTTAAAAAAGCAGCGAGGACGATGGGGGTCAATGGTTTAGAACTATTCTTTAAAGTCGAGATTCCAGCGTCTGTTCCCCATTTTATGACGGGGATTCGTCTCGCATGGGCATTTAGCTGGCGTGCTCTCATGGCTGGTGAGTTGTTAAGCAATGGACCTGGACTTGGGTACTCGCTGACGTATGCATTTGACTTTGCAAGAGTTGACGTCGTAATGGCGATCATTCTGATTATAGGGATTATTGGTTCCACAGTGGATCATTTAGTCTTCTCTAAACTAGAGAAATCCGTTATGAAGCGATGGGGACTTTTATAA
- a CDS encoding ABC transporter ATP-binding protein codes for MYLELNHVSKSFPHEENGSWEVFSDINLSIEEHNFVSILGPSGCGKSTLLSMVAGLESITDGSILLDQQPVSKPGPDRGMVFQQPALFPWLNVLENVKFSLKHLSKKEQTETAKKYLQMVHLSRFTQAYPHELSGGMQQRVAIARALAMDPKVLLMDEPFGALDEQTRHILHDELLRIWSEDQKTILFVTHSISEAIKLSDRIIVMGTRPGRIIEDLSVDLQRPRERANPDVIKLEQHVMGLLEGEINKVLKEELQ; via the coding sequence ATGTACTTAGAACTCAATCATGTATCAAAATCATTTCCGCACGAAGAAAATGGAAGCTGGGAGGTATTCTCTGATATCAATTTATCCATCGAAGAGCACAACTTTGTTTCGATTCTTGGTCCTTCCGGTTGTGGGAAGTCAACCCTTCTTTCCATGGTAGCTGGTCTTGAGTCGATTACAGACGGCTCCATCCTATTAGATCAGCAACCGGTCTCTAAGCCAGGCCCTGATCGTGGTATGGTTTTTCAGCAACCCGCCTTATTTCCATGGTTAAATGTGTTGGAAAATGTAAAGTTCTCTTTGAAACACCTATCAAAAAAAGAACAGACTGAAACAGCTAAGAAATATTTGCAAATGGTGCATCTTAGTCGTTTTACACAAGCTTATCCTCATGAGCTTTCAGGAGGAATGCAGCAAAGAGTAGCTATCGCGAGAGCTCTGGCGATGGATCCTAAGGTTTTGCTTATGGATGAACCATTCGGGGCGCTAGATGAGCAAACCAGACACATATTGCACGATGAATTGCTAAGAATCTGGTCTGAAGATCAAAAGACGATCCTGTTTGTGACTCACTCGATCTCTGAAGCTATAAAATTGTCAGACCGTATCATTGTAATGGGAACACGTCCAGGTCGTATTATAGAAGACCTTTCTGTAGATCTCCAACGCCCAAGAGAACGGGCCAATCCAGACGTAATTAAGTTAGAACAACACGTAATGGGATTATTAGAAGGTGAAATTAACAAAGTTTTAAAGGAAGAATTACAATGA
- a CDS encoding glycosyltransferase family 4 protein: MKIAIVTETFLPSTDGVVTRLKEAIKYLRNQQHEVVVIAPDLGVYEYEGAIVEGVKTTTLPFYKYRPFSLPNKVVKTLLQKHNPDIVHVVNPALVGVSGVKYAKELNIPLLASYHTHVPKYLDYYKLYAFKPLLWWHFKRLHNQADLNLCTSQAVKDELDEEGFHNVHVWKRGVAVDRYSPDHYSQEMRNRLTGGEPHKKLLVFVGRLAAEKEIHKLKPLLEQRDDVRLAIVGDGPAREQVEKTFEGTTALFTGFLHGDELNQAFASADAFIFPSVTETLGLVILEAMASGLPVIAAKSGPTMEQVEDGRTGLLFENEDTDSLIEAVEKLEDVELMQQLRENARKEAEKFSWTKPSEQLLEYYEQVLGAVKMKQAN; encoded by the coding sequence GTGAAAATCGCAATTGTAACAGAAACCTTTTTACCTTCCACGGATGGAGTGGTAACTAGGCTTAAAGAAGCTATTAAATACCTAAGAAATCAGCAGCATGAAGTTGTTGTCATTGCTCCTGATTTAGGGGTTTATGAATATGAGGGGGCTATCGTCGAAGGTGTGAAGACAACGACTCTTCCGTTCTATAAGTATCGTCCTTTCTCCTTGCCAAATAAAGTCGTTAAAACGTTACTGCAAAAACATAATCCAGACATCGTTCATGTGGTAAATCCTGCTCTAGTGGGGGTATCAGGGGTGAAATATGCGAAGGAATTAAACATTCCGTTGTTAGCCTCCTACCATACACACGTACCAAAATATCTGGATTACTATAAACTGTATGCATTTAAACCTCTTTTATGGTGGCATTTCAAACGTCTTCATAATCAGGCAGACCTAAACCTTTGTACGTCACAAGCTGTAAAAGATGAGTTAGATGAAGAAGGGTTTCATAATGTCCATGTCTGGAAAAGAGGCGTTGCCGTGGACCGTTACTCGCCTGATCATTACAGTCAGGAAATGAGAAACCGTCTCACAGGTGGCGAACCCCACAAGAAGTTACTCGTGTTCGTTGGAAGACTTGCTGCAGAGAAAGAGATTCATAAGCTAAAGCCACTTCTCGAACAACGGGATGACGTAAGGTTAGCTATTGTAGGGGATGGGCCAGCCCGTGAACAGGTTGAGAAAACATTTGAAGGCACAACGGCGCTTTTCACAGGCTTCTTGCACGGTGACGAGCTGAATCAGGCTTTTGCCTCAGCAGATGCCTTTATCTTCCCATCTGTCACAGAAACACTAGGGTTAGTTATTCTCGAAGCAATGGCTTCAGGCTTACCTGTAATTGCTGCTAAGAGCGGTCCGACAATGGAACAAGTAGAAGATGGACGTACTGGACTCTTATTTGAAAATGAAGACACCGATAGCTTAATTGAAGCTGTGGAGAAGCTAGAGGATGTCGAGCTTATGCAACAACTTCGGGAGAATGCCCGTAAAGAAGCTGAGAAATTCAGCTGGACAAAGCCATCTGAACAATTGTTAGAATATTACGAGCAAGTTTTAGGTGCTGTTAAAATGAAACAAGCGAATTGA
- a CDS encoding sugar O-acetyltransferase: MLSEKQKMLAGDLYDASDEELMKDRLNARELTRLFNQSTEVEPERRTSLLRALFGSTGENIYIEPTFRCDYGYNIYVGEDFYANFDCIILDVCPITIGKNCLLAPGVRILTATHPLDPIKRNAGLEYGMPVTIKDNVWVGANAIINPGVTIDHNVVIGSGAVVTKDVPDNVVIGGNPARVIKHL; this comes from the coding sequence TTGTTGTCAGAGAAGCAAAAGATGCTTGCGGGAGATTTATATGATGCAAGTGATGAAGAATTAATGAAGGATCGCTTGAATGCGAGAGAGTTAACGAGGTTATTTAATCAGTCAACAGAAGTAGAACCTGAAAGACGTACGAGCTTATTAAGAGCGCTCTTCGGTTCTACAGGAGAGAATATTTACATAGAACCTACATTTAGGTGTGATTATGGCTACAACATTTATGTCGGTGAAGATTTTTACGCAAATTTTGACTGTATTATTTTAGATGTCTGTCCTATAACCATAGGGAAGAACTGTTTATTAGCTCCTGGTGTCAGAATTCTCACTGCTACCCATCCCCTAGATCCAATAAAACGAAATGCGGGGCTTGAATACGGGATGCCTGTTACAATAAAGGATAACGTATGGGTTGGAGCGAATGCTATTATTAATCCAGGCGTTACAATCGATCATAATGTAGTCATCGGGTCTGGCGCTGTTGTGACAAAAGATGTGCCTGATAATGTAGTTATTGGGGGAAATCCAGCAAGAGTTATCAAGCATTTATAG
- a CDS encoding NAD-dependent epimerase/dehydratase family protein yields MRTIFDLEQKMCAPSEKLVKDLSRINGDIMILGVGGKMGPTLAKLAKNAVDQLPHPKKIYAVSRFTKGSLQQELEACGIETIAADLLDERQLDQLPNVKNIIYMVGHKFGTTGHEHFTWAMNAYLPGRIAEKFKDSRIVSFSTGNVYPFSSVKEGGATEEDSTGPVGEYAQSCLGRERIWSYYSYKYNIPQLHFRLNYAIDLRYGVLLEIAKAVKEGKPIDITMGHVNVIWQGDANEMAIRSLLYCSTPPEVLNVTGPETLSIRWVAEQFGTMFNVTPIFTGQEQDTALLSNASKAHKWFGYPQVTMLEMIEWTAEWILHNGEVIDKPTHFQEREGKY; encoded by the coding sequence GTGAGAACCATTTTTGATTTAGAACAGAAAATGTGCGCGCCATCGGAGAAGTTAGTGAAAGACCTCTCTCGAATAAATGGCGACATTATGATACTCGGTGTAGGAGGGAAAATGGGTCCTACACTTGCGAAGCTTGCTAAAAATGCCGTGGATCAGCTTCCTCATCCGAAAAAAATTTATGCGGTATCTCGTTTTACTAAAGGATCCCTTCAACAGGAGCTTGAAGCATGTGGTATAGAGACAATTGCAGCAGACCTTTTAGACGAACGTCAACTCGATCAGTTGCCTAATGTGAAAAATATTATTTACATGGTTGGTCATAAGTTTGGTACAACCGGCCACGAACATTTCACCTGGGCTATGAATGCTTATTTGCCTGGTCGAATTGCAGAGAAATTTAAAGATTCTCGTATTGTGTCTTTTTCTACGGGGAATGTGTATCCCTTCTCATCTGTTAAGGAGGGAGGGGCAACAGAAGAAGATTCAACGGGCCCTGTGGGAGAGTATGCTCAATCTTGTCTTGGTCGAGAGAGGATATGGAGCTATTACTCCTATAAGTATAATATCCCTCAACTTCATTTTCGTCTTAATTATGCTATTGACCTCCGTTATGGCGTGCTTCTTGAGATTGCGAAAGCGGTTAAAGAAGGGAAACCAATTGACATTACAATGGGGCACGTCAATGTGATCTGGCAAGGCGATGCGAATGAAATGGCGATTAGGTCATTGCTTTATTGCAGCACACCACCTGAGGTCTTAAATGTCACTGGTCCAGAAACCCTGTCAATTCGCTGGGTTGCAGAGCAATTCGGCACCATGTTTAACGTAACTCCTATTTTTACAGGGCAGGAGCAAGACACTGCTTTGTTAAGTAATGCGTCTAAAGCTCATAAGTGGTTTGGTTATCCGCAGGTAACGATGCTTGAAATGATTGAATGGACAGCCGAGTGGATTTTGCATAATGGGGAAGTTATTGATAAACCTACACACTTTCAAGAGAGGGAGGGGAAATATTAA
- a CDS encoding dihydrodipicolinate synthase family protein: MDERFTKEQWALLQSGTVIPAHPLALSKQKKLDEVRQRALTNYYIDSGAGGIAVGVHTTQFEIRCPEFNLYERVLTLAKEQVEYRNLKRPFLKIAGICGQTSQALKEATFAKELGYDIGLVSMGGLDLTEEEHLVRIRAIAEVIPVCGFYLQSSVGGRIFSYGFWEQFADIEGVCAIKMAPFNRYQTIDVIRAVCHSKRRQEIALYTGNDDNIVVDLLTNYKFTVEGELVEKRIVGGLLGHWAVWTSKAVQLFEEIKQIRERSVIPESMLTTASQVTDSNAALFDVAHQFKGCIAGINEVLRRQGLLSENTCLRDHDVLSPNQFEQIDRIYREYSHLTDDGFVQEHLQEWLSNQQRR; encoded by the coding sequence GTGGATGAACGATTTACGAAGGAACAGTGGGCATTGTTGCAAAGTGGCACGGTTATACCAGCACATCCTCTAGCTTTATCAAAACAGAAAAAACTAGATGAAGTCAGGCAACGAGCGTTAACCAATTATTATATTGATAGCGGTGCAGGTGGTATCGCAGTAGGGGTTCATACTACGCAGTTTGAAATACGATGTCCTGAATTTAATTTGTATGAAAGAGTTCTAACATTAGCTAAAGAACAAGTCGAGTATAGAAATCTGAAGCGGCCTTTTTTGAAGATTGCAGGAATTTGTGGCCAAACGAGTCAAGCCCTTAAGGAAGCAACGTTCGCGAAAGAACTAGGTTATGATATAGGGCTTGTCAGTATGGGAGGCCTCGATTTAACAGAAGAGGAACATCTAGTAAGGATCAGAGCTATTGCAGAAGTCATTCCTGTCTGTGGGTTTTATCTTCAATCCTCTGTAGGCGGAAGGATATTTTCTTATGGGTTTTGGGAGCAATTTGCTGATATAGAGGGGGTTTGTGCCATTAAGATGGCTCCTTTCAATCGTTATCAGACTATAGATGTTATAAGAGCCGTTTGTCATTCCAAGAGACGTCAAGAAATTGCCCTTTATACAGGAAATGATGACAATATTGTAGTCGATTTACTTACCAATTACAAATTTACGGTTGAAGGAGAATTAGTGGAGAAAAGAATTGTGGGTGGTTTGTTAGGTCATTGGGCCGTATGGACCTCAAAAGCGGTCCAATTGTTTGAAGAGATCAAACAAATTCGAGAACGGTCGGTTATCCCAGAATCTATGCTGACAACCGCTTCTCAAGTTACAGATAGCAATGCTGCTTTATTTGATGTTGCTCATCAATTTAAGGGTTGTATTGCAGGTATAAACGAAGTCTTAAGAAGGCAAGGATTGCTTTCAGAGAATACGTGTTTACGTGATCACGATGTGCTAAGTCCGAACCAATTCGAGCAAATTGACCGTATTTATAGGGAATATTCACATCTTACAGATGATGGTTTTGTTCAAGAGCATTTACAAGAGTGGCTATCTAATCAGCAAAGGAGGTGA